The Thermodesulfovibrionales bacterium genome includes a window with the following:
- the bamA gene encoding outer membrane protein assembly factor BamA: MIRVSPAMLVLYLLAAIIVTGDASDVLAQGAPIVNSITVKGLKRIEEGAVKSKITQKTGEPISNEKISEDIKNIYKMGYFDDVTAEMEPQEGGIQLIYVVKEKPTIVRVSFQGNKELADDKLKEKVGITAGSIADTTLIQDNALKIQQYYEEEGYWLATVVPVVNRVGENEVSLTYLIDEGKKVKVKKIVIEGNQAISSSQVRKAMKTSTWNLLSFLTSSGYYTRQTMNADVEAIKDLYFNNGYIKVVVAEPEISLTGDKSGMIITIRIAEGSQYRIASVDISGNKAYPEELLRSRIMLSPGVIFSKEILKKDIAAVTELYTQNGYALANVFPDVVADDVTKQVSLTYKIEEGSIYHIGRIEVSGNTKTKDKVIRREVRLDEGDLFNSALLKRSYERLNNLNYFETVELVPKPKYEEKVLDIDVKVKEKATGFISVGGGYSSVDGIIGMVDVTQSNLFGTGKYLRVRAELGGKSSFYELSYRDPWFMDKPISFTADLYHNTRTYPLYEERATGFGFGFGKSYGEYWSANIAYNLSQPTIFNINPTASIVIQQQVGTNLNSSITPSVTRDSRDNYLDPSSGSRNSLFVNFTGLGGTNDFVKGVADSAWFFPIGKTGTTIMLRGRLGYAVGIFGKDVPLYENFYVGGIYTV; encoded by the coding sequence ATGATCAGGGTCTCTCCGGCTATGTTGGTACTCTATCTTCTGGCAGCTATCATAGTGACCGGGGATGCCAGCGACGTTCTTGCGCAGGGGGCTCCTATTGTAAATTCCATCACAGTTAAAGGACTCAAGAGGATCGAAGAGGGCGCAGTCAAGTCCAAAATAACGCAGAAGACGGGCGAACCGATTTCTAATGAGAAGATATCCGAGGACATAAAGAACATTTACAAAATGGGATATTTTGATGATGTGACCGCCGAGATGGAGCCTCAGGAGGGCGGCATCCAGCTGATCTATGTGGTGAAAGAAAAGCCGACGATTGTCAGGGTTTCTTTCCAGGGGAACAAGGAATTGGCCGATGATAAGCTGAAAGAGAAGGTCGGGATAACAGCCGGTTCGATCGCAGACACGACGCTGATTCAGGATAACGCCTTAAAGATTCAACAGTATTATGAAGAAGAGGGATACTGGCTTGCCACGGTAGTTCCGGTGGTGAATAGGGTGGGGGAAAATGAAGTCTCCCTCACCTATCTCATCGACGAGGGGAAGAAGGTTAAGGTCAAAAAAATCGTCATTGAGGGTAACCAGGCCATTTCGTCAAGCCAGGTGCGGAAAGCCATGAAGACGAGCACATGGAATCTACTCTCTTTTCTCACCTCATCCGGGTACTACACTCGGCAAACGATGAACGCCGATGTGGAAGCGATCAAGGACCTCTATTTCAATAACGGCTATATCAAAGTAGTTGTGGCCGAGCCAGAAATTAGCCTCACGGGCGATAAGAGCGGAATGATCATCACGATCCGGATTGCTGAAGGATCGCAGTATCGGATTGCATCGGTGGACATTTCAGGCAACAAGGCCTATCCGGAAGAGCTATTGAGGAGCCGGATCATGTTATCCCCCGGGGTCATTTTCAGCAAGGAGATATTGAAAAAGGATATCGCTGCCGTGACGGAGCTTTATACGCAGAATGGTTACGCCCTGGCCAATGTCTTTCCGGACGTAGTTGCCGATGATGTTACGAAGCAGGTGAGTCTGACCTATAAGATAGAAGAGGGGAGCATTTATCACATAGGGAGAATCGAGGTCTCAGGCAACACCAAGACAAAGGACAAGGTCATACGGCGCGAGGTTCGCCTCGATGAAGGAGATCTCTTTAACAGCGCCCTCCTGAAGAGGAGCTACGAGCGGCTCAATAACCTAAACTACTTCGAGACTGTCGAACTCGTACCGAAGCCGAAATACGAGGAAAAAGTTCTGGACATCGACGTCAAGGTTAAGGAAAAGGCAACGGGATTTATCAGTGTCGGCGGCGGTTACAGTTCCGTCGACGGGATAATCGGAATGGTCGATGTGACCCAGTCCAACCTCTTCGGAACGGGCAAGTATCTGAGAGTTAGGGCGGAACTGGGAGGCAAGTCTTCCTTTTATGAACTCTCATACCGAGACCCCTGGTTCATGGATAAACCGATTTCCTTCACTGCGGATCTGTACCATAATACACGTACATACCCGCTTTATGAAGAAAGGGCTACCGGCTTCGGCTTTGGCTTCGGTAAGAGCTACGGCGAATACTGGTCGGCGAACATCGCATACAACCTCTCACAGCCCACAATTTTTAATATAAACCCGACCGCATCGATTGTCATCCAGCAGCAGGTAGGCACAAACCTAAACAGTTCCATCACGCCCTCTGTGACCAGGGATTCCCGTGATAATTACCTTGACCCCTCAAGCGGGTCGCGTAACTCCCTCTTTG